A genome region from Acinetobacter lwoffii includes the following:
- the trhA gene encoding PAQR family membrane homeostasis protein TrhA, with protein MQNAPLVPDYDQNEERINYISHGVGAGLSIIAGILLIIKGSYLSTGQWIGLWVYALSMIVLFSASMLYHMATTADRRYFYKKVDHTAIYYLIAGTYTPFLLIAIPTPKAQYLLIALWVIALLGTLFKFVFIHRFQKLSLAAYLAMGWLALLVIDDMQQYLSAQSLTFLIIGGLAYTVGALFYALKRVRYTHAIWHIFVLIGAGSHFLSIYLYVI; from the coding sequence ATGCAGAATGCTCCACTGGTTCCAGATTATGATCAAAATGAGGAACGGATTAACTATATTAGTCATGGTGTAGGTGCCGGACTATCTATTATTGCCGGTATTCTTTTAATTATTAAAGGTTCTTACCTAAGTACAGGACAATGGATAGGGCTTTGGGTTTACGCGCTGAGCATGATTGTGCTGTTTTCTGCTTCCATGCTTTACCATATGGCCACCACAGCAGACCGCCGTTATTTTTACAAAAAAGTCGATCATACCGCGATTTATTATTTAATTGCCGGAACCTATACCCCTTTTCTGTTAATCGCCATTCCAACCCCCAAAGCTCAGTATTTATTGATTGCACTCTGGGTGATTGCCCTTCTTGGTACACTTTTCAAGTTCGTTTTCATTCATCGTTTCCAGAAACTTTCTTTGGCGGCTTATCTGGCCATGGGCTGGCTGGCGCTGCTGGTGATTGATGATATGCAGCAATATTTAAGTGCTCAATCTTTAACCTTTCTCATCATTGGTGGACTCGCTTATACCGTGGGTGCATTGTTTTACGCTTTAAAAAGAGTAAGATATACCCACGCTATCTGGCACATATTTGTATTGATAGGCGCAGGATCACATTTTCTGTCTATCTATCTTTACGTGATTTAA
- a CDS encoding class I SAM-dependent methyltransferase, which produces MSTLATLSDQEQQFLDTFQQAVERDQFDRLILSQYKGELQDLEKMTLRVITLNEQRVLSCLYRYKTQDVTKNYPLDEALFQVTSLLACCKQANLITVDEELQLKKNKKKAMLTRSKHKVAMNQAKPAEQGHDRIKQRFVDQDSIFLQHLGITDQKAQIIPSMARKWKQINKFVEIFSGALAQIKPQAEGLRVVDFGSGKGYLTCALYDYMQKHGQTPHVTGVELNPKMVEFCQNVAQQSGFDQLDFFQGDVRTYAPERLDVMIALHACDVATDFAIHSGIRLNAQMIMCAPCCHKELRPQLQAPKVLSPMLQFGIHAGQQAEMLTDTIRALLLKAYGYETKVFEFVALEHTSKNKMILATKRKDYQQPDQAVLAQIQALKEMYGIQKHSLELLLNDQWDQQGIGSKC; this is translated from the coding sequence ATGTCAACGTTGGCAACTCTCTCAGATCAGGAACAGCAATTCTTGGACACCTTTCAGCAAGCTGTTGAAAGGGATCAATTTGATCGCCTGATCTTAAGCCAGTATAAAGGTGAACTGCAGGATTTAGAAAAAATGACCTTGCGAGTCATTACATTAAATGAACAGCGCGTATTGAGCTGCCTGTATCGTTACAAGACGCAGGATGTCACCAAGAATTATCCTTTGGATGAAGCATTATTTCAGGTTACTTCACTACTGGCGTGTTGCAAACAAGCCAATCTGATCACCGTCGATGAAGAATTACAGCTGAAAAAAAACAAGAAAAAAGCCATGTTAACGCGCAGTAAACATAAAGTAGCGATGAATCAGGCGAAGCCTGCTGAACAAGGTCATGACCGGATTAAACAACGTTTTGTCGATCAGGACAGTATCTTTCTCCAGCATCTCGGGATTACCGATCAAAAAGCGCAAATTATTCCGAGCATGGCGCGCAAATGGAAGCAGATTAATAAGTTTGTGGAAATTTTCTCAGGTGCCCTGGCGCAGATTAAGCCACAAGCCGAAGGCCTGCGCGTGGTGGATTTTGGTTCGGGTAAAGGCTATCTGACCTGTGCTTTATATGACTATATGCAAAAACATGGTCAAACGCCGCATGTCACGGGGGTAGAGCTTAATCCGAAAATGGTTGAATTCTGCCAGAATGTCGCGCAGCAATCTGGTTTTGATCAGCTGGACTTTTTCCAGGGGGATGTGCGTACTTATGCGCCAGAACGTCTGGATGTGATGATTGCCTTACATGCCTGTGATGTAGCAACAGATTTTGCGATTCATAGCGGGATTCGCCTGAATGCGCAGATGATCATGTGTGCACCGTGTTGTCATAAGGAATTGCGTCCGCAGTTGCAGGCGCCAAAAGTCCTCAGCCCGATGTTACAGTTTGGTATTCATGCCGGACAGCAGGCAGAAATGTTGACCGATACCATTCGTGCTTTACTGCTCAAAGCTTATGGTTATGAAACCAAAGTTTTTGAATTTGTGGCGCTGGAACATACCAGTAAAAATAAAATGATTCTGGCGACAAAACGTAAAGACTATCAACAACCTGATCAGGCGGTTCTGGCACAAATTCAGGCCTTAAAAGAGATGTATGGTATCCAGAAACATTCACTGGAATTGTTGCTCAATGACCAGTGGGATCAGCAGGGAATTGGTTCTAAATGCTAA
- a CDS encoding metallophosphoesterase — protein MWDSNSVLFYFYLGMAILAIWAVAQAWSSQSRTETIHPFKAFGHLLAFYLAYLLIPLVFFSIYAGWTGYYSLHEAIFVFLLSGVLTYARFIEPHLIQVKTTKYQINADKRLKQPVKIALIADLHIGLFSGHERQLRQIVHKLNHIQPDLVVVAGDWTYEPENKLAQELAILKEIHAPVYSVNGNHDEQYPGPPIRELLHYALQVNQVMDIEGQIVEFDEFRLLGVGDLWAGKADMRSLPDLPQDKPWVILSHNPDTVDMIPKLPTRPLMLSGHTHGGQVELPWLTNYVMKKVSILGHKKGMYRHEHADVFVTVGTGLVGVPFRFRVPPTIDIIELI, from the coding sequence ATGTGGGATTCGAATTCCGTACTGTTTTATTTTTATCTGGGAATGGCGATTTTAGCCATCTGGGCTGTGGCTCAGGCATGGTCGAGCCAATCACGTACCGAAACCATTCATCCCTTTAAAGCTTTTGGTCATTTGCTGGCTTTTTATCTTGCCTATTTATTAATCCCTTTGGTTTTCTTCAGTATTTATGCTGGATGGACGGGTTATTATTCACTGCATGAAGCCATTTTTGTATTTTTGCTTAGTGGGGTTTTGACTTATGCACGCTTTATCGAGCCGCATCTAATTCAAGTGAAAACGACAAAATATCAGATCAATGCAGATAAACGTTTAAAGCAGCCGGTGAAAATCGCCCTGATTGCAGATTTGCATATTGGTCTTTTTTCAGGTCATGAGCGGCAGTTGCGACAAATTGTACACAAATTAAATCATATTCAACCTGATTTGGTGGTGGTTGCTGGCGACTGGACTTACGAGCCAGAAAATAAACTGGCACAGGAACTGGCCATTTTAAAAGAGATTCACGCTCCTGTTTATTCGGTCAATGGTAATCACGATGAGCAATATCCCGGACCGCCAATTCGAGAATTATTGCACTATGCATTGCAAGTCAATCAGGTTATGGATATTGAAGGTCAAATTGTCGAATTTGATGAATTCCGACTTTTGGGCGTGGGTGATCTCTGGGCTGGTAAAGCCGATATGCGCAGTTTGCCCGACTTGCCTCAGGACAAGCCTTGGGTGATTCTTTCGCATAACCCTGATACGGTCGATATGATTCCAAAACTGCCGACGCGTCCTCTGATGTTGTCTGGACATACCCATGGCGGACAGGTAGAGCTGCCTTGGCTAACTAATTACGTCATGAAAAAGGTTTCAATTTTGGGACATAAAAAGGGCATGTACCGTCATGAACATGCAGATGTGTTCGTCACTGTTGGTACCGGCTTGGTCGGTGTACCTTTCCGTTTTCGGGTGCCACCTACCATTGATATTATTGAACTAATCTAA
- a CDS encoding CaiB/BaiF CoA transferase family protein: protein MSYVLKGLKILDFSTLLPGPFATLYLADLGAEVVHIESPTRPDLLRLMPPFANGQATSQSYLNRNKQSVALDLKDPVNIELVKSKIADYDIVIEQFRPGVMQRLGLDYQTLSEINPKLIYCSITGYGQTGTYKDKAGHDINYLALSGIAGHSGRIENGPPALGIQVADVAGGSMHAVIAILAAVIERQQSGKGQYIDISMTDCVVTMSNLAASASLAGNQHQRPEAGYLNGGTFYDYYETQDGRYLSVGSLEPQFMQGLAQALELPILLEKGTSYAAEDHAAVKQAIQNKIKTKSLAEWQMLFAALDVCVEPVLKLEEALHSDLAQQRGWVVQVPLKSNSQQTEPQLACPIKFSRSTIRYEFVGQQLGESQNW, encoded by the coding sequence ATGTCATATGTATTAAAAGGATTGAAAATCCTCGACTTTTCTACACTTTTACCCGGCCCGTTTGCCACATTATATCTTGCTGATTTAGGTGCAGAAGTTGTGCATATTGAATCACCCACCCGACCGGACCTGTTGCGATTAATGCCACCCTTTGCCAATGGACAGGCCACTTCACAAAGTTATTTGAATCGAAACAAGCAATCGGTTGCACTGGATTTGAAAGATCCTGTAAATATCGAACTGGTTAAATCCAAGATTGCAGATTATGACATTGTGATTGAGCAATTCCGTCCAGGGGTGATGCAACGTCTAGGCTTAGATTATCAAACCTTAAGCGAAATTAATCCAAAATTGATTTACTGTTCCATTACCGGTTATGGCCAAACTGGTACATATAAAGATAAGGCAGGGCACGACATTAATTATCTGGCTTTATCCGGAATTGCCGGACACAGTGGCCGGATTGAAAATGGCCCACCTGCCTTGGGAATTCAGGTCGCTGATGTTGCGGGTGGTTCCATGCATGCCGTGATTGCGATTTTGGCCGCGGTGATTGAACGTCAGCAAAGCGGAAAAGGGCAATATATTGATATATCCATGACCGATTGCGTGGTGACGATGAGCAATCTGGCGGCTTCTGCCAGTCTGGCCGGCAATCAGCATCAGCGACCGGAAGCCGGATATCTGAATGGTGGGACTTTCTACGACTATTATGAAACCCAGGATGGGCGTTATCTGTCAGTTGGCAGTCTGGAGCCACAATTTATGCAGGGGCTGGCACAGGCTTTAGAGCTGCCGATTCTTCTGGAAAAAGGCACTTCTTATGCCGCTGAAGATCATGCTGCGGTGAAGCAGGCGATTCAGAATAAAATCAAGACCAAGTCATTAGCTGAATGGCAAATGCTGTTTGCCGCGCTGGATGTCTGTGTCGAACCGGTGCTAAAACTTGAGGAAGCATTACATTCTGATCTGGCCCAGCAGCGGGGATGGGTAGTACAGGTGCCACTCAAATCCAATAGTCAGCAGACCGAACCACAATTGGCTTGCCCGATTAAATTTTCACGTTCAACAATACGTTATGAATTTGTAGGACAGCAATTGGGAGAAAGTCAAAATTGGTAG
- a CDS encoding 3-hydroxyacyl-CoA dehydrogenase NAD-binding domain-containing protein, with the protein MSAIQYQKNEDNIVILTFDSPNQSANTMNADFRTALDEVVAQLQADEDIAGIIFRSAKKTFFAGGDLDELIQATPEHATEFFNMIEEMKAKLRYIETRGIPVVAALNGTALGGGWEIALCAHHRIALNDPKSKFGLPEVTLGLLPGGGGIVRSIRLLGLQNALPLLMEGKQFGVDKAKSLGLIHEVADSTDELLKKAIAWIKANPKSQQPFDVKGYKIPGGSPSTPAVAQMLAIAPAMLRDKTKGCYPAPEAIMSAAVEGAQVDVDTALTIESRYFTYLATGQISKNMIGTFWHGLNAIKSGASRPQGLERWKATKVGILGAGMMGAGIAYATASKGIPVVLKDISIEAAEKGKAYSQKLLDKKVAQGRLSAEKRDQFLSLIQTTASNADLASCDLIIEAVFENPALKAQVTQEAEQYLVSNGVMASNTSTLPITELAQASKNDQNFIGLHFFSPVDKMQLVEIIKAKNTSPETLAKAFDFVQQIGKLPIVVNDSRGFFTSRVFGTFVQEGLRLLAEGVHPARIEMAALKAGMPVGPLAIQDEVSLTLSEHVANERYKALEAQDQTITKSPADDVIHSMIHEFNRKGKAAGAGFYDYPADAKKQLWSGLSHWKKDNDISEQEMIDRFLFVQALDTVRCLEEGVLESVVDANVGSIFGIGFAAWTGGAVQFLNQYGLAKAVTRAKVLENKYGERFKAPQLLKDRAAHAQPIQ; encoded by the coding sequence ATGAGCGCAATTCAATATCAAAAAAATGAAGATAATATTGTTATTTTAACGTTTGATTCTCCAAACCAGTCTGCAAATACCATGAATGCCGACTTTCGCACGGCACTGGATGAAGTCGTTGCCCAGTTACAAGCAGATGAAGATATTGCCGGGATTATTTTCCGTTCAGCGAAAAAAACTTTCTTTGCTGGCGGCGATCTGGATGAACTGATTCAAGCCACTCCTGAACATGCAACTGAATTCTTCAATATGATTGAAGAGATGAAAGCCAAACTACGCTATATCGAAACTCGCGGTATTCCTGTCGTTGCTGCACTGAATGGTACGGCGCTCGGCGGTGGCTGGGAAATTGCCCTGTGTGCCCATCATCGTATTGCCCTGAATGACCCTAAAAGCAAATTTGGCCTGCCTGAAGTCACACTGGGTTTATTACCAGGTGGCGGTGGTATCGTCCGTAGCATCCGCCTGCTCGGTCTGCAAAATGCCCTTCCTTTATTAATGGAAGGCAAACAGTTTGGAGTCGATAAAGCTAAATCTTTAGGGCTGATTCATGAGGTCGCAGACAGTACCGATGAACTGTTGAAAAAGGCCATTGCCTGGATCAAAGCCAATCCAAAATCTCAGCAGCCATTCGATGTAAAAGGCTATAAAATTCCGGGTGGTAGCCCTTCGACACCAGCAGTTGCCCAGATGCTGGCAATTGCTCCGGCGATGCTACGCGATAAAACCAAAGGCTGCTACCCTGCACCTGAAGCGATCATGTCGGCTGCGGTAGAAGGTGCACAGGTCGATGTCGATACAGCCCTGACCATTGAATCGCGTTACTTTACTTATCTGGCGACCGGTCAAATTTCTAAAAATATGATTGGCACCTTCTGGCATGGTCTGAATGCAATCAAATCCGGTGCCAGTCGCCCTCAAGGTCTTGAAAGGTGGAAAGCCACTAAAGTCGGTATTTTAGGTGCGGGCATGATGGGTGCTGGGATCGCCTATGCCACTGCCAGCAAAGGCATTCCAGTGGTGCTAAAAGACATTTCAATCGAAGCGGCTGAAAAAGGCAAAGCCTATAGCCAGAAACTGCTGGATAAAAAAGTCGCTCAAGGGCGTTTATCAGCCGAGAAACGAGATCAGTTTTTAAGCCTGATTCAAACAACCGCATCTAATGCAGATCTAGCGAGTTGCGACCTGATCATTGAAGCGGTATTTGAAAATCCCGCGCTCAAGGCTCAAGTCACGCAAGAGGCAGAGCAATATCTTGTCAGCAACGGCGTAATGGCTTCGAATACCTCGACCCTGCCGATTACAGAGTTAGCCCAAGCTTCAAAAAATGATCAGAACTTTATCGGCCTGCATTTCTTCAGTCCGGTCGATAAAATGCAGCTAGTGGAAATTATCAAAGCTAAAAATACCTCGCCAGAAACGCTGGCCAAAGCTTTCGATTTCGTGCAGCAGATTGGCAAATTACCGATTGTGGTGAATGACAGCCGTGGCTTCTTTACCAGCCGCGTGTTTGGCACCTTTGTACAGGAAGGCTTGCGTCTGCTGGCAGAAGGCGTACATCCGGCACGAATTGAAATGGCAGCTCTCAAAGCCGGTATGCCGGTAGGCCCGTTGGCGATTCAGGATGAAGTATCCTTGACCTTGTCTGAACATGTGGCCAATGAAAGATACAAAGCTTTAGAAGCACAGGATCAGACCATCACTAAATCACCCGCTGATGACGTGATTCACAGTATGATTCACGAATTTAACCGTAAAGGTAAGGCCGCAGGCGCAGGTTTTTATGATTATCCGGCCGATGCCAAAAAGCAGCTCTGGTCTGGTCTCAGCCACTGGAAAAAAGACAACGATATTTCTGAACAGGAAATGATTGACCGCTTCCTGTTTGTACAGGCACTGGATACGGTTCGCTGTCTAGAAGAAGGTGTTTTGGAATCTGTAGTCGATGCCAATGTGGGTTCCATTTTTGGTATTGGCTTTGCCGCCTGGACGGGCGGTGCAGTACAATTCCTGAATCAGTATGGTTTAGCCAAAGCCGTGACCCGTGCCAAAGTACTTGAAAATAAATATGGCGAACGCTTCAAAGCCCCACAACTCCTCAAAGATCGCGCAGCACACGCCCAGCCGATTCAATAG
- a CDS encoding GNAT family N-acetyltransferase, whose product MLNNPELKIVSGSWKALAVYAKAIREAVFIQEQHIAAEDEWDVEDAVAVHFIVFQQDQAIATARLLSNNSIGRVAVLTTARGLGVGQRLMQAVIDYARAEQRELVKLSSQVHAIGFYQALGFEVQGEEYLDCGIPHIDMYLKL is encoded by the coding sequence ATGCTAAACAACCCAGAACTGAAAATAGTGTCCGGCAGCTGGAAAGCTTTGGCAGTGTATGCCAAAGCGATTCGTGAAGCCGTGTTTATTCAAGAACAGCATATAGCAGCTGAAGATGAGTGGGATGTTGAGGATGCGGTTGCTGTACATTTCATTGTTTTTCAGCAGGATCAGGCGATTGCTACAGCACGCTTATTGTCAAATAATAGTATCGGTCGGGTTGCAGTCCTAACAACAGCACGCGGTTTAGGTGTTGGTCAGCGCTTGATGCAGGCCGTGATTGACTATGCGCGTGCAGAGCAGCGCGAGTTGGTCAAGCTGTCTTCGCAAGTGCACGCCATTGGCTTCTATCAAGCGCTGGGATTCGAAGTTCAAGGTGAGGAATATCTGGATTGTGGTATTCCGCATATTGATATGTATTTAAAGCTTTAA
- a CDS encoding AraC family transcriptional regulator, with product MSRDTISIHFVNAALSGVKRLGMDVDTLLSHVGIEAELLHQPKARISPEQYTRFIKMLWMVTQDEHVGFDKQQRRLGTFAIMCQLIIHAKTLGDALELSSQFYKLFGDDWSVTLERDKHEARLVPLIPNAMDPDHFITESMLMIWHGLASWLIERRLPLERVHFSYPRPDHADEYDALFFAPVMQFDMPRTEITFAADYLDLPIRQNEETLEEFLKAAPAQLLVKFKNTNSLTSRIRDVLKSQIGEEMPTLNDVASMLYLSPQTLRRRLAAEGKSYQGVKDALRRDAAIHLLLNPDLTLEDVAQQVGFSETSTFHRAFKKWTGVTPGLYRQLHGYH from the coding sequence ATGAGTCGTGATACGATCAGTATCCATTTCGTCAATGCAGCCTTATCTGGCGTTAAGCGTCTGGGCATGGATGTCGATACTTTATTGTCTCACGTCGGGATTGAAGCAGAATTGCTGCATCAGCCCAAAGCGCGTATTTCGCCTGAACAATATACCCGCTTTATTAAAATGTTGTGGATGGTAACCCAGGACGAGCATGTCGGCTTTGACAAACAGCAACGCCGTCTGGGTACGTTTGCGATCATGTGCCAGCTGATCATTCATGCCAAAACTCTGGGTGATGCACTGGAACTGTCTTCCCAGTTCTACAAACTCTTTGGTGATGACTGGTCGGTGACCCTGGAACGCGACAAACACGAAGCACGTCTGGTTCCGCTGATTCCAAATGCGATGGATCCGGATCATTTCATTACTGAAAGCATGCTGATGATCTGGCATGGCTTGGCGTCTTGGCTCATTGAGCGTCGCCTGCCACTGGAACGCGTGCATTTTAGCTACCCTCGTCCAGACCATGCCGATGAATATGATGCCTTATTCTTTGCGCCGGTAATGCAGTTCGATATGCCACGCACCGAGATCACTTTTGCTGCGGATTATCTGGATTTGCCAATTCGCCAGAATGAAGAAACTCTGGAAGAATTTTTGAAAGCAGCGCCGGCCCAACTGCTGGTGAAATTCAAAAATACCAACTCACTGACTTCACGTATTCGTGATGTGCTGAAGAGCCAGATTGGCGAAGAAATGCCAACATTAAACGATGTCGCGTCGATGCTTTATCTATCACCGCAAACCTTGCGCCGCCGTCTGGCAGCCGAAGGCAAAAGCTATCAAGGCGTAAAAGATGCCTTGCGCCGTGATGCAGCAATTCACCTGTTACTTAATCCGGATCTGACCCTTGAAGATGTTGCACAACAAGTCGGTTTCAGTGAAACTAGTACTTTCCACCGCGCCTTCAAGAAATGGACAGGTGTGACTCCGGGTCTGTATCGTCAATTACATGGCTATCATTAA
- a CDS encoding acetyl-CoA C-acetyltransferase gives MSEAYIIDAIRTPRGKGKKDGSLHQVKPISLLTGLLNELQARHQFDTAKVDDIVLGCVTPIGDQGADIAKTAAIAAGWDNDVAGVQINRFCASGLEAVNLAAQKVRSGWEDLVVAGGVESMSRVAMGSDGGPWALDPETNMACDFIPQGIGADLIATIDGYTRSDVDQFAEQSQQKAAAAQANGYFNASVIPVKDKAGVVILDKDEFIKPTTTAEGLGKLNPSFATMGQMGFDAIALQKYPEVGAVNHVHHAGNSSGIVDGAAVVLIASEQAVKEQGLKPRAKVLATALVGADPTIMLTGPAPAARKALAKAGLTIDDIDLFEVNEAFAAVVMRFINEMKVDPTKVNVNGGAIAMGHPLGATGAMILGTLLDELERQGKKRGLATLCVGGGMGIATIIELV, from the coding sequence ATGAGCGAGGCATATATTATTGACGCCATTCGTACGCCACGCGGAAAAGGCAAAAAAGATGGATCTTTACATCAGGTAAAACCCATTTCATTATTGACTGGCTTACTCAACGAACTTCAGGCTCGTCATCAGTTTGACACCGCAAAAGTAGATGATATCGTGCTCGGTTGTGTCACCCCGATTGGTGATCAGGGGGCCGATATTGCCAAGACCGCTGCCATTGCTGCGGGTTGGGACAATGATGTCGCTGGCGTGCAAATCAACCGTTTCTGCGCTTCCGGACTCGAAGCTGTCAATCTGGCCGCACAAAAAGTCCGTTCTGGCTGGGAAGATCTGGTCGTTGCAGGCGGCGTCGAATCCATGTCCCGCGTAGCGATGGGTTCTGATGGCGGCCCTTGGGCGCTTGACCCTGAGACCAATATGGCCTGTGATTTTATTCCGCAAGGTATCGGTGCAGATTTAATTGCCACGATTGACGGTTATACGCGTTCTGATGTAGATCAATTTGCCGAACAATCACAACAGAAAGCAGCTGCCGCTCAAGCCAATGGTTATTTCAACGCCTCTGTTATCCCGGTAAAAGACAAAGCTGGTGTGGTGATTCTGGACAAAGATGAATTTATCAAACCGACAACGACCGCAGAAGGCCTGGGCAAACTCAATCCAAGTTTCGCCACTATGGGGCAAATGGGCTTTGATGCAATTGCCCTGCAAAAATATCCTGAAGTGGGTGCTGTCAATCATGTGCATCATGCAGGGAATTCTTCAGGCATTGTCGATGGTGCGGCTGTGGTTTTGATCGCATCGGAACAAGCAGTAAAAGAACAAGGTCTGAAGCCACGTGCCAAAGTACTGGCGACGGCACTGGTCGGTGCAGATCCGACCATTATGCTGACCGGCCCTGCCCCGGCTGCTCGTAAGGCCTTGGCGAAAGCCGGTTTAACAATTGATGATATTGACCTGTTTGAAGTCAATGAAGCTTTTGCTGCCGTGGTGATGCGCTTTATCAATGAAATGAAGGTTGATCCTACCAAGGTGAATGTCAACGGCGGTGCAATTGCCATGGGACATCCACTCGGTGCGACTGGAGCCATGATTTTAGGCACTTTGCTGGATGAGCTGGAACGCCAGGGGAAAAAACGTGGATTAGCCACACTTTGCGTGGGTGGTGGTATGGGCATCGCAACCATTATTGAACTGGTATAA
- a CDS encoding MFS transporter: MASSNSAAQPAQNSKFRVLTASLVGTTIEFFDFYIYATAAVIIFPYLFFPASTDPMTATIQSLATFAIAFIARPIGAALFGHLGDRIGRKATLVAALLTMGISTVAIGLLPTYAQIGIAAPLLLALCRLGQGLGLGGEWSGAVLLATENAPEGKRAWYGMFPQLGAPIGFILATGSFLTLGAFMSEADFMAWGWRIPFISSALLVIVGLWIRLKLHETPAFQKVLDKQKEVNVPFVQVFKKHSRMLVLGTIAAICTFVVFYLTTVFALQWGTKQLGYSREEFLQLQLVATLCFAAFIPLSAVLAEKFGRKTTSIAVCVISAIFGIFFADMLESGSTLVVFLFLCIGLAIMGLTYGPIGTVLSEIFPTSVRYTGSALTFNLAGIFGASFAPLIATKLATAYGLSAVGYYLTAASILSLVAFLLIRETKNDDVNNQI; this comes from the coding sequence ATGGCGTCGTCTAATTCTGCTGCTCAGCCAGCACAAAATTCAAAATTTCGCGTTTTAACAGCAAGCTTGGTAGGCACTACAATCGAATTCTTCGATTTTTATATTTATGCCACCGCTGCTGTCATTATTTTTCCGTATCTGTTTTTCCCTGCAAGTACAGATCCAATGACCGCAACCATTCAGTCTCTTGCGACTTTTGCCATTGCATTTATTGCCCGCCCGATTGGTGCTGCATTATTTGGTCATTTAGGTGACCGGATCGGACGAAAAGCCACCTTGGTCGCTGCTTTGCTGACTATGGGGATTTCAACCGTTGCGATTGGCCTGTTACCAACTTATGCTCAAATCGGAATTGCTGCGCCACTGTTACTTGCACTGTGCCGTTTAGGTCAGGGCTTGGGTCTGGGTGGTGAATGGTCAGGTGCCGTACTTCTTGCAACTGAAAATGCTCCTGAAGGCAAGCGTGCCTGGTATGGCATGTTCCCGCAACTCGGTGCTCCAATCGGCTTTATTCTGGCAACAGGTTCTTTCCTGACCCTTGGCGCTTTCATGTCTGAAGCTGACTTTATGGCTTGGGGCTGGCGTATTCCGTTTATCTCAAGTGCCTTGTTGGTGATTGTCGGTTTATGGATTCGTCTAAAATTGCATGAAACCCCTGCTTTCCAGAAAGTGCTGGATAAACAAAAAGAAGTGAATGTTCCTTTTGTTCAGGTATTCAAAAAGCATTCCCGCATGCTGGTTCTAGGTACGATTGCTGCAATCTGTACTTTCGTTGTGTTCTATCTTACTACGGTATTTGCGCTGCAATGGGGAACCAAACAACTTGGTTATTCTCGTGAAGAATTCCTGCAATTGCAGTTAGTTGCAACCCTATGTTTTGCTGCATTTATCCCACTTTCGGCAGTATTAGCCGAGAAGTTTGGCCGTAAGACCACTTCGATTGCGGTATGTGTCATTTCTGCGATCTTCGGTATTTTCTTTGCAGATATGCTTGAATCTGGCAGCACCTTGGTGGTGTTCCTGTTCTTGTGTATTGGTCTGGCGATCATGGGCTTAACTTATGGGCCAATCGGTACTGTATTGTCTGAAATCTTCCCGACTTCAGTACGTTATACAGGTTCTGCATTAACCTTTAACTTGGCTGGTATCTTCGGCGCATCATTTGCACCGCTAATCGCAACCAAGCTGGCAACTGCCTATGGTTTGTCTGCAGTCGGTTATTACCTGACCGCAGCATCTATCCTGTCGCTTGTCGCGTTTTTGCTGATTCGTGAAACCAAGAATGATGATGTAAACAATCAGATCTAA